One stretch of Amblyraja radiata isolate CabotCenter1 chromosome 9, sAmbRad1.1.pri, whole genome shotgun sequence DNA includes these proteins:
- the calm1 gene encoding calmodulin-1 yields MADQLTEEQIAEFKEAFSLFDKDGDGTITTKELGTVMRSLGQNPTEAELQDMINEVDADGNGTIDFPEFLTMMARKMKDTDSEEEIREAFRVFDKDGNGYISAAELRHVMTNLGEKLTDEEVDEMIREADIDGDGQVNYEEFVQMMTAK; encoded by the exons ATG GCTGACCAACTGACTGAGGAACAGATTGCTG AGTTCAAAGAGGCATTTTCCCTCTTCGATAAAGATGGTGATGGTACCATCACAACGAAGGAGTTGGGGACTGTAATGAGGTCTTTGGGCCAGAATCCCACTGAAGCAGAATTGCAGGATATGATTAATGAAGTTGATgctgatg GGAATGGAACTATTGACTTTCCTGAGTTCTTGACCATGATGGCGAGGAAAATGAAGGATACAGATAGTGAAGAGGAAATTCGTGAAGCATTCCGTGTATTTGACAAG GATGGTAATGGCTATATCAGTGCGGCAGAGCTGCGTCATGTTATGACAAACCTAGGGGAGAAATTGACAGACGAAGAAGTAGATGAAATGATTAGAGAAGCAGATATTGACGGTGATGGCCAAGTCAACTATGAAG AATTCGTACAGATGATGACTGCAAAATGA